In Marivirga salinae, a single window of DNA contains:
- a CDS encoding COX15/CtaA family protein, which yields MQNQTPNKSFKVNSYYRNLVTVTVVAVYLLILAGGIVRSTGSGMGCPDWPKCFGQWVPPTSTEELPENYQDFYAEYRHQKNIRFAKYLDVFGYSEIGKAILEDESIKEEAEFNASKTWTEYVNRLLGALVGFLIILCVVGSIKYIKQSKAVFVLAFASLVLVLIQGWIGSIVVSTNLLSWLITIHMVLALVILAVLTALYFVVHRKTDKRQLVIQEQKKLTYVLVIAMLMILVQIILGTQVRESLDIVASRLGDALRGSWIEDLGVEFYIHRSFSIAIAIIHLYLLFKLFKAKDELKDIYRNVKILMSLIILEILSGTIMAYFAIPFWAQPIHLVLGSMIFGAQFYIFLQVVYTTQKTNKKEYAIS from the coding sequence ATGCAAAATCAGACGCCTAATAAATCATTTAAAGTAAACAGCTATTATCGTAACTTAGTAACAGTTACGGTGGTAGCTGTTTATCTTTTGATACTTGCAGGCGGTATCGTGAGAAGTACTGGTTCAGGCATGGGATGTCCAGATTGGCCTAAATGTTTTGGTCAATGGGTTCCGCCAACTTCTACAGAAGAACTGCCAGAAAATTATCAAGATTTTTATGCAGAATATAGACATCAAAAGAATATAAGATTTGCCAAATATTTAGATGTTTTTGGCTATTCTGAAATTGGAAAAGCCATTTTGGAAGATGAATCAATAAAAGAAGAAGCTGAATTTAATGCTTCTAAAACTTGGACAGAATACGTAAATAGACTTTTAGGTGCTCTAGTTGGTTTTTTGATTATTCTTTGTGTTGTGGGTTCTATTAAATATATAAAGCAGTCTAAGGCAGTATTTGTATTGGCCTTTGCTTCTTTGGTGCTAGTATTGATTCAAGGATGGATAGGTTCAATTGTAGTTTCTACCAATCTACTTTCCTGGTTAATAACCATACATATGGTTTTAGCACTTGTGATTCTAGCAGTTTTAACTGCTTTATATTTTGTAGTACATCGCAAAACTGATAAAAGGCAATTAGTGATTCAAGAGCAAAAAAAGCTTACTTATGTTTTGGTAATAGCTATGCTCATGATATTGGTGCAAATTATTTTGGGTACTCAGGTGAGAGAATCTTTAGATATAGTAGCAAGTAGGTTAGGAGATGCTCTTAGAGGCAGTTGGATTGAAGATTTGGGTGTTGAGTTTTATATTCATCGCTCTTTTTCTATCGCAATTGCAATTATTCACCTATATCTTTTGTTCAAATTATTTAAGGCGAAAGATGAGTTGAAAGACATTTATCGAAATGTAAAAATCTTAATGAGTCTTATAATATTAGAGATTTTATCAGGTACTATTATGGCTTATTTTGCTATACCATTTTGGGCTCAACCAATTCATTTGGTTTTAGGTAGTATGATTTTTGGAGCACAATTTTATATATTTTTGCAAGTAGTTTATACTACTCAAAAGACAAATAAAAAGGAGTATGCAATATCCTAA
- the cyoE gene encoding heme o synthase — protein MQYPNSQNISITDFVLSYAKNLFILLKPRLSFLVAFSSAFGYVLGFSGSGINYAVLAFLSLGGFLVSGSAVTINQILEIELDKKMDRTKNRPLPTGKISIQEATIYAVITGLAGLGLLLIFTNVLTTILSLVSLILYSFVYTPLKRVGPIAVFAGAIPGALPPLLGWVAATNGFSIEAWIIFGIQFIWQFPHFWAIAWVADEDYKKAGFKLLPSGGKKDLNTAIQIMIYTLFLIPLGLLPTLFGITGIYSALVATICGVLFLSQTFYLMKECSKEAALKIMFGSFLYLPIVQVAYLLDKI, from the coding sequence ATGCAATATCCTAATTCACAAAATATATCCATTACGGACTTTGTATTAAGTTACGCAAAGAATCTATTCATATTATTGAAGCCTAGGTTAAGCTTTTTGGTAGCTTTTTCTTCAGCTTTTGGCTATGTATTAGGCTTTAGCGGAAGTGGAATAAATTATGCAGTTCTTGCTTTTCTTTCCTTAGGTGGTTTTTTAGTATCAGGTTCCGCAGTTACCATCAATCAAATCTTAGAGATAGAGTTAGATAAAAAAATGGACAGGACTAAAAACCGTCCATTGCCTACTGGTAAAATATCAATTCAAGAGGCTACAATTTATGCTGTTATAACTGGTCTTGCTGGCTTAGGATTATTATTAATTTTTACGAATGTCTTAACCACAATCCTATCATTAGTATCTTTGATTTTATATAGCTTTGTTTACACTCCCTTAAAAAGAGTAGGGCCAATTGCTGTTTTTGCGGGTGCTATCCCTGGAGCTTTGCCTCCATTATTAGGATGGGTTGCTGCAACCAATGGATTTAGTATAGAAGCATGGATTATCTTTGGTATTCAGTTCATTTGGCAATTCCCACATTTCTGGGCTATTGCTTGGGTTGCAGATGAAGATTATAAGAAAGCAGGCTTTAAATTATTACCTTCAGGAGGGAAAAAGGATTTGAATACAGCTATTCAAATTATGATTTATACTTTATTCTTAATTCCATTAGGTTTATTGCCTACCTTGTTTGGAATAACTGGAATTTATTCAGCCTTAGTGGCTACTATTTGTGGTGTTCTATTTTTAAGTCAGACCTTCTATTTAATGAAGGAATGCAGCAAAGAGGCAGCTTTGAAAATAATGTTTGGTTCTTTTTTATACTTGCCAATAGTACAAGTAGCTTATTTATTAGATAAAATTTAA
- a CDS encoding cytochrome c oxidase subunit 3, protein METSLNKEQQLQPSIKILSMHPLKFALWLFIVTVVMIFAALTSAYIVRQSEGNWLIFELPNIFLYNTIILVASSVTMHLAYLAAKKDNFKQLKLFMIITAVLSVAFFIGQYEAWGALVDRDVYFVGNPSGSFLYVISGLHAFHLISGLIFILIMLFSAFKYKVHSKNMVKMEMCTTYWHFLDGLWVYLFIFLLLNH, encoded by the coding sequence ATGGAAACTTCTTTAAATAAAGAACAACAATTACAACCGAGTATTAAAATACTCTCCATGCATCCTCTAAAGTTTGCATTGTGGTTATTTATAGTCACTGTTGTGATGATTTTCGCAGCTCTTACCAGCGCTTATATTGTTCGTCAATCAGAAGGGAATTGGTTGATATTTGAATTACCTAATATCTTTTTATACAATACAATAATATTAGTTGCTAGTAGTGTAACCATGCATTTGGCTTATTTAGCGGCTAAGAAAGATAATTTTAAGCAATTAAAGCTTTTCATGATAATAACGGCAGTCTTATCTGTAGCTTTTTTTATTGGGCAATATGAAGCTTGGGGCGCTTTGGTAGATAGAGATGTTTATTTTGTGGGTAATCCTTCAGGCTCATTTTTATATGTAATTTCAGGATTACATGCATTTCATTTGATTTCAGGGCTGATATTTATTTTAATTATGTTATTTTCGGCTTTTAAATATAAGGTTCATTCTAAAAATATGGTAAAAATGGAAATGTGTACAACATATTGGCACTTTTTAGATGGACTTTGGGTATATTTATTTATATTTTTGTTGTTAAATCATTAA
- a CDS encoding cytochrome c oxidase subunit 3, producing the protein MATIVEIDTTTTSKWGGGVAPMNASYGKLMMWFFLLSDAFSFSALLITYGLIRYSHPAYQGPTSEFTFSTEYWPIPEMVFEALPFLHGVHAPLIFVGIMTFILILSSVTMVLAVEAGHRMDRRAVIKWMLWTIIGGLTFLACQAWEWSHFIHGTAEGTVNAMGETIYGANLTENQYGPPLFASLFFFITGFHGFHVFSGVVINFIIFFNAVVGTYEKRGHYEMVEKTGLYWHFVDLVWVFVFTLFYLI; encoded by the coding sequence ATGGCAACTATTGTAGAAATTGATACTACTACCACAAGCAAATGGGGAGGTGGAGTAGCCCCCATGAATGCTAGTTATGGAAAACTGATGATGTGGTTCTTCCTTTTATCGGATGCATTTTCATTCTCAGCTTTACTAATAACTTATGGTCTAATCCGCTATTCACATCCTGCTTATCAGGGGCCAACTTCTGAATTTACTTTTAGTACAGAATATTGGCCAATTCCTGAAATGGTTTTTGAAGCACTTCCATTCTTACATGGAGTTCATGCGCCTTTGATTTTCGTAGGGATCATGACTTTTATATTGATCTTGAGTAGTGTTACTATGGTATTAGCTGTTGAGGCTGGTCATAGAATGGACCGAAGAGCTGTAATCAAATGGATGCTTTGGACTATCATTGGAGGATTAACTTTCTTAGCTTGTCAGGCATGGGAGTGGAGTCACTTCATTCACGGAACTGCTGAGGGCACTGTTAACGCAATGGGTGAAACTATTTATGGAGCTAACCTTACGGAAAATCAATATGGGCCTCCATTATTTGCTTCCTTATTCTTTTTTATTACAGGTTTCCACGGATTCCACGTATTTAGTGGGGTAGTGATCAATTTCATTATATTCTTCAACGCAGTAGTGGGTACTTATGAAAAAAGAGGTCATTACGAAATGGTTGAGAAAACCGGACTTTATTGGCACTTTGTTGATTTGGTTTGGGTATTCGTATTTACACTTTTTTACTTGATTTAA
- a CDS encoding cytochrome C oxidase subunit IV family protein, translated as MSHEETNNVQVIPEDKEKTKKIWKVAAILAIVTIIEFIFAFTLPRGIILVSIFLGLTVVKAFYIVAEFMHLKHEQKALIWSIMIPTILILWLVVALMVEGTAIFNIRH; from the coding sequence ATGTCACACGAAGAAACTAATAACGTTCAGGTAATTCCTGAAGATAAGGAGAAGACCAAAAAGATTTGGAAAGTAGCAGCGATTTTGGCAATTGTAACCATTATAGAATTTATTTTTGCTTTTACTTTGCCAAGAGGTATCATTCTGGTATCTATTTTCTTAGGTTTAACAGTAGTAAAAGCATTTTATATAGTTGCTGAATTTATGCACTTAAAGCATGAACAGAAAGCGTTAATATGGTCTATAATGATACCTACTATACTGATTTTATGGTTAGTTGTAGCCTTGATGGTAGAAGGTACTGCTATATTTAACATCAGACATTAA
- a CDS encoding DUF420 domain-containing protein, which yields MESVNGKQKSYIKLIWVLSIAIPVVVAILIFAPEKIQGAGDWVYILPHLNATFNSITTVVLLLGLYFIKQKNIKAHKSMMSIAFTFGSLFLVSYVIYHSTADSTIYGDINGNGVLDDAEKTKDLMWWRGLYVGILLPHIILAAVVVPFVLFAFYYALTDKIEKHKKIVKWTFPIWLIVSISGVIVYLMISPYYLN from the coding sequence ATGGAATCAGTAAACGGTAAGCAAAAATCATATATTAAATTAATTTGGGTTTTATCCATTGCAATTCCTGTAGTTGTTGCAATTCTTATATTCGCACCCGAAAAAATACAAGGTGCTGGTGATTGGGTTTATATTCTCCCACATCTGAATGCTACTTTTAATTCTATCACAACTGTTGTATTATTATTAGGATTGTATTTTATCAAGCAAAAAAACATTAAGGCTCATAAGAGTATGATGTCTATTGCTTTTACTTTTGGGAGTCTTTTTTTAGTAAGTTATGTGATATATCATTCTACAGCTGATTCTACTATTTACGGAGATATAAATGGAAATGGAGTTTTAGATGATGCTGAAAAAACTAAAGATCTAATGTGGTGGAGAGGATTGTATGTAGGTATTTTATTACCACATATAATTTTAGCAGCGGTTGTGGTTCCATTTGTTCTTTTTGCATTCTATTATGCATTGACTGATAAAATAGAAAAGCATAAAAAAATAGTTAAGTGGACTTTTCCTATTTGGTTGATTGTTTCCATTTCTGGAGTTATAGTTTATCTAATGATTAGTCCATATTATCTAAACTGA